The proteins below are encoded in one region of Tepidimicrobium xylanilyticum:
- the coaBC gene encoding bifunctional phosphopantothenoylcysteine decarboxylase/phosphopantothenate--cysteine ligase CoaBC, giving the protein MFKDKNIIVGVTGGIAAYKAADLVSRLKKEKANVEVIMTENATKFVSPLTFQTLALNPVYVDMFKEPRNYDVEHISLAEKADVFLIAPATANIIGKIANGIADDLLTTTIMATRAKVIFAPAMNTNMYLNPIVQKNIEYLKKLGYEFIDPAVGMLACQTYGPGRMAEPADIVQYLKNSFYSKDLIGMKFIVTAGPTIEPIDPVRYVTNHSSGKMGYKIAEEGQKRGAEVILISGPTNLKPPEGVQLIRVNTTLDMFNAVKEYFDRCHALIKAAAPLDYKPEVVSDVKIKKKNIENDELNIKYIRNPDIAAYFGKIKKDQIVVGFAAETNDLIENAKEKLINKNLDFIVANDVSKDGAGFKEDTNVVTIIDREGIITDYPIMDKSEVAKIIIDKVKKLIEDKS; this is encoded by the coding sequence ATGTTTAAGGATAAAAACATTATAGTAGGGGTAACAGGAGGAATTGCTGCTTATAAAGCAGCTGATTTAGTGAGTAGGCTTAAAAAGGAGAAAGCTAATGTGGAGGTAATTATGACTGAGAATGCTACAAAATTCGTATCTCCTTTGACTTTTCAAACTTTAGCCCTAAATCCGGTATATGTAGATATGTTTAAGGAACCAAGGAATTATGACGTAGAACATATTTCTTTGGCAGAAAAAGCAGATGTGTTTTTGATTGCCCCTGCTACTGCAAATATAATAGGGAAAATAGCTAATGGTATTGCTGACGATCTATTGACTACCACCATAATGGCAACTAGAGCCAAGGTAATATTTGCACCTGCCATGAATACCAACATGTATTTAAATCCAATCGTTCAAAAAAATATTGAGTATTTAAAGAAGCTAGGATACGAATTTATAGACCCAGCAGTAGGTATGTTAGCATGCCAAACCTATGGACCAGGAAGAATGGCAGAGCCAGCTGATATCGTTCAATATTTAAAAAATAGTTTCTATAGTAAGGACTTAATTGGCATGAAATTCATAGTTACAGCTGGTCCCACCATAGAACCAATCGATCCAGTCCGATATGTTACAAATCATTCCAGTGGAAAAATGGGATATAAAATTGCGGAAGAAGGGCAGAAAAGAGGAGCAGAGGTCATACTTATATCTGGCCCAACTAATTTAAAACCACCTGAAGGTGTACAGCTTATTAGAGTAAACACTACATTGGATATGTTCAATGCTGTAAAAGAATATTTTGATAGATGTCATGCTCTAATAAAAGCTGCTGCTCCGCTGGATTATAAGCCAGAAGTAGTAAGTGATGTGAAGATAAAGAAAAAGAATATTGAAAATGACGAATTAAATATTAAGTATATTAGGAATCCTGATATAGCTGCGTATTTTGGTAAAATAAAGAAAGATCAAATAGTAGTCGGTTTTGCAGCAGAAACCAATGATCTTATTGAAAATGCTAAAGAGAAACTTATTAATAAGAATTTAGATTTCATTGTAGCCAATGATGTTTCTAAAGATGGAGCTGGCTTTAAAGAGGATACCAATGTTGTTACAATTATAGATAGAGAGGGAATTATAACTGACTATCCTATTATGGATAAATCAGAAGTGGCGAAGATAATAATTGACAAAGTAAAGAAATTAATAGAAGATAAAAGCTAG
- a CDS encoding zinc metallopeptidase — protein MYGGYYYGGYYGGIDSIAFILLMPALLFSLYAQFKVTSSFNKYLGIQSSSGLTGYEVARLILDRNGLYHIRIEPIGGNLTDHYDPRNKVIRLSRNVYNGRSVAAVSVAAHEVGHAIQHGEGYFPLILRNNIAPIASIGARFVWFLILLGFIISPFFIELGILLYVAVVLFQVITLPVEFNASRRALYQLENGIIYHDEVDSSKKVLNAAALTYVGATLVALAQLLRLMAMFGRRRD, from the coding sequence ATGTATGGAGGATATTATTATGGAGGCTACTATGGTGGGATTGATAGTATAGCCTTTATATTGTTGATGCCTGCCTTGTTGTTTTCATTATATGCTCAATTTAAGGTTACATCTTCCTTTAATAAATATCTAGGAATTCAAAGCAGTTCTGGTTTAACTGGCTACGAAGTAGCAAGGCTGATATTGGATAGGAATGGTTTATACCATATTAGAATTGAACCTATAGGAGGGAATTTAACAGACCATTATGACCCTAGAAACAAAGTAATAAGGCTTTCGAGAAATGTTTATAATGGCAGGTCAGTAGCAGCAGTTTCTGTAGCAGCGCATGAGGTTGGTCATGCTATACAGCACGGAGAAGGATATTTTCCTCTTATTTTAAGAAATAATATTGCACCTATTGCAAGTATTGGTGCAAGGTTTGTTTGGTTTTTGATATTATTAGGTTTTATAATTAGCCCATTTTTTATAGAACTGGGAATACTACTTTATGTGGCAGTAGTCCTATTCCAAGTGATTACGTTGCCAGTAGAATTTAATGCAAGTAGAAGAGCTTTATATCAGCTTGAGAATGGCATAATCTATCATGATGAAGTTGATTCTTCTAAGAAGGTTTTAAATGCCGCTGCACTAACTTATGTTGGAGCGACTCTAGTTGCTTTAGCTCAGTTATTAAGACTTATGGCTATGTTTGGTAGAAGAAGGGATTAA
- the gmk gene encoding guanylate kinase, which yields MSKGFLLVISGPSGAGKGTVCRRILERNKKLVFSVSATTRLPRRGEKEGVNYFFVDEEKFNKMIEDGDFLEYANVHGNLYGTPKKFVLDQIEKGNIVILEIDVQGALQVKQSYPEAVFVFLLPPSMSELKNRIRKRRTESEDDIDLRFKNAFEELKFVDEYDYIVINDEVIEAVQKIEIIIEAEKLKVKRLRNIIDSIMK from the coding sequence ATGTCAAAAGGTTTTCTATTGGTGATATCTGGGCCTTCTGGGGCAGGTAAAGGTACTGTTTGTAGGAGGATATTGGAAAGGAATAAAAAGCTGGTATTTTCCGTTTCAGCAACTACAAGGCTTCCTAGAAGGGGGGAAAAAGAAGGGGTAAACTATTTCTTTGTAGATGAGGAAAAGTTTAATAAGATGATTGAAGATGGGGATTTCTTAGAATATGCTAATGTACATGGGAATCTATATGGGACTCCAAAGAAGTTTGTTTTAGACCAGATTGAAAAAGGTAATATAGTTATATTAGAGATAGATGTGCAAGGGGCCTTACAGGTAAAACAATCTTATCCTGAAGCTGTGTTTGTATTTCTATTGCCACCATCTATGAGCGAATTAAAAAATCGAATTAGAAAAAGAAGAACTGAATCGGAAGATGATATAGACCTTAGATTTAAAAATGCTTTCGAAGAACTAAAATTTGTTGATGAATACGATTATATAGTAATAAATGATGAAGTCATTGAAGCTGTTCAAAAGATAGAAATAATAATAGAGGCAGAAAAATTGAAAGTAAAAAGATTAAGGAATATCATAGATAGCATAATGAAATAG
- the rpoZ gene encoding DNA-directed RNA polymerase subunit omega produces the protein MYSPSINELAKIADSRYTLVMLTAKRSRQLVDGAKPLIETNSTKPVTIAIEEIMAGKLKYKRPEIKGYK, from the coding sequence ATGTATAGTCCATCAATAAATGAATTAGCGAAAATTGCTGATAGCCGATATACTCTAGTCATGTTGACGGCTAAAAGGTCCAGACAATTGGTAGATGGGGCTAAACCATTAATAGAGACGAATTCAACCAAACCTGTAACTATAGCTATTGAGGAAATAATGGCTGGAAAGTTAAAGTATAAAAGACCTGAGATAAAAGGTTATAAGTAG
- the remA gene encoding extracellular matrix/biofilm regulator RemA, producing the protein MKLINIGFGNIVSANRIIAIVSPESAPIKRMIQDARDSGILIDATYGRRTRAVIITDSNHIILSAVQPETVAQRLNNKSSDKVED; encoded by the coding sequence ATAAAACTAATAAATATTGGTTTTGGAAATATAGTGTCAGCAAATAGAATTATAGCTATAGTAAGCCCAGAATCAGCTCCTATTAAAAGGATGATACAAGATGCAAGGGATAGTGGTATATTAATAGATGCTACTTATGGCAGGAGAACAAGGGCAGTGATTATTACCGATAGTAATCATATTATACTATCTGCAGTACAACCAGAGACTGTTGCACAAAGGTTGAATAATAAATCTAGCGATAAAGTAGAAGATTAG
- the priA gene encoding primosomal protein N': protein MNKKFAQVIIDNKSSSTDKPYTYLIDSDLVELVEEGMRVLVPFGLGNRVVKGIVIKIEENYFGSHKLKKIIDVIDDKPLISKDLIDLSIWMSEKYLSPYIDAFKAVLPPGDFKEVKTNILLEEVHDDIYNTLDTLEKSVVTIIHNNKGKIELGELKEQMNNRLTNKIIRQLESKGILTTSMEIQTSIEPKYEKYVYLKNRFNSREELNQKIGKRSYKQLEIAEFLFDKGEIPLKELMMEVNSSISTIKSMEKKGLIQIVNREIFRSPIKEDISPYKKHELTLEQRNCFDTIMDHINRNQSSKFLIHGVTGSGKTEIYLQLVEEMINKGKESIVLVPEISLTPQTVQRFVGRFGDRVAVLHSKLSYGERFDQWRKIREGKVKIAVGARSAVFAPFSNLGLIVIDEEHESTYKSSMNPKYDTLQVAEKRCDQFGSTLVIASATPSVESYYRSIKGEYKLLNLKKRIMNRELPFVKIIDMREELNSGNKSIFSKELYEAIEENLKDNKQTILFLNRRGHSTFVSCRQCGYVVKCNKCSISMTYHLKENRLKCHYCGLAISPPNICPVCKSKYIKYFGIGTEKVEEFTKRLFPNAVVKRMDLDTTSKKGSYESILNNMKEEKIDILIGTQMVAKGLDFKNVTLVGIIAADTSLNLPDFRSPERTFQLITQVAGRAGRGDFEGKVIVQTYNPEHYSIQLAQEYNYLAFYNKEVLIRKEFNYPPFTNIISIIIYGEDVKRVIIKSKEFYKILINNLKQINLIDFVDNIIGPFPAPLERIKNNYRYQIIIKCKNEYLDKLKTAIEWVFIYNRYKVDVTGIKFNIDINPNSIL from the coding sequence ATGAATAAGAAATTTGCACAAGTAATAATAGATAACAAGTCGTCAAGTACCGATAAGCCCTATACATATCTGATTGATTCAGACCTAGTAGAATTAGTAGAAGAGGGAATGAGGGTATTGGTTCCCTTTGGATTAGGTAATAGAGTAGTTAAGGGAATTGTTATTAAAATAGAAGAGAACTATTTTGGTTCGCATAAACTAAAAAAGATAATAGATGTTATAGACGACAAACCTTTGATTTCTAAGGATTTAATTGATTTGAGCATATGGATGTCAGAAAAATATCTGTCTCCTTATATAGATGCATTTAAAGCGGTACTTCCCCCTGGGGATTTTAAGGAGGTTAAAACTAATATTTTATTAGAAGAAGTACATGATGATATTTACAATACTTTAGATACTTTAGAAAAAAGTGTAGTAACCATAATTCATAATAATAAGGGGAAGATAGAACTAGGAGAATTAAAGGAGCAAATGAATAATAGATTGACTAATAAGATTATAAGACAGTTGGAGAGTAAAGGGATACTAACTACTTCTATGGAAATTCAAACTTCCATAGAACCTAAATATGAAAAATATGTTTATCTTAAAAACAGATTTAATTCCAGAGAGGAATTAAATCAAAAAATTGGGAAAAGAAGCTATAAACAATTGGAAATTGCTGAATTTTTATTTGATAAGGGAGAAATTCCCCTTAAGGAGTTGATGATGGAGGTTAACAGTTCCATTAGTACTATTAAATCTATGGAAAAGAAAGGTTTGATCCAAATAGTAAATAGGGAGATTTTTAGAAGTCCAATTAAGGAAGATATTAGTCCCTATAAAAAGCATGAGTTAACCTTAGAACAAAGGAATTGTTTTGATACCATTATGGACCATATCAATAGGAACCAATCCAGTAAATTTTTAATCCATGGGGTTACAGGAAGTGGGAAAACGGAGATTTATCTACAGCTGGTTGAAGAGATGATAAATAAAGGGAAGGAGTCAATAGTTTTAGTTCCAGAAATATCTTTAACTCCTCAAACGGTTCAAAGGTTTGTTGGACGATTTGGAGATAGGGTGGCGGTTTTACATAGCAAATTATCTTATGGAGAAAGGTTTGATCAATGGAGGAAAATAAGAGAAGGAAAAGTCAAAATAGCAGTAGGAGCTCGCTCTGCAGTATTTGCACCCTTCTCCAATTTAGGCCTAATCGTGATAGATGAGGAACATGAATCTACCTATAAATCCAGCATGAACCCTAAATATGATACTCTACAGGTAGCTGAGAAGAGATGTGATCAATTTGGATCAACACTTGTTATTGCATCTGCTACCCCATCTGTTGAATCCTATTACAGGAGCATAAAAGGGGAGTATAAACTTTTGAATTTAAAAAAAAGGATAATGAACAGAGAATTGCCCTTTGTTAAAATTATTGATATGAGAGAAGAACTCAATTCTGGAAATAAATCAATTTTTAGTAAGGAATTATATGAAGCAATAGAAGAGAATTTGAAAGATAATAAGCAAACCATTCTCTTTTTAAACCGGCGAGGCCATTCCACTTTCGTTTCTTGCAGACAATGTGGGTATGTAGTAAAATGTAATAAATGCAGTATATCCATGACCTATCATTTGAAGGAGAATAGGTTGAAATGTCATTACTGTGGTTTAGCCATTAGTCCACCAAATATTTGCCCTGTTTGTAAGAGCAAATATATTAAATATTTTGGGATAGGTACTGAAAAAGTAGAAGAGTTTACTAAAAGGTTGTTTCCAAATGCTGTAGTAAAAAGGATGGACTTGGATACCACCAGTAAAAAGGGTAGTTATGAATCTATATTAAACAATATGAAGGAAGAGAAAATAGATATATTGATTGGAACCCAAATGGTAGCTAAGGGTTTAGATTTCAAAAATGTAACATTAGTTGGAATAATTGCAGCGGATACAAGTCTAAATTTACCAGACTTTAGGTCTCCTGAAAGGACATTTCAGTTAATAACTCAGGTAGCTGGACGAGCTGGTAGAGGTGATTTTGAAGGTAAAGTAATAGTACAAACCTATAATCCAGAGCATTACAGTATTCAACTTGCACAGGAGTATAATTACTTGGCCTTTTATAATAAAGAGGTTCTTATTAGAAAAGAATTCAATTATCCTCCCTTTACCAATATAATTTCTATAATAATTTATGGAGAAGATGTTAAACGTGTTATAATAAAGAGTAAGGAGTTCTATAAAATACTAATTAATAATTTGAAGCAGATTAATTTAATCGATTTTGTAGATAATATAATTGGGCCTTTTCCAGCCCCATTAGAAAGGATTAAGAATAATTATAGGTATCAAATTATAATAAAATGTAAAAATGAATATTTAGACAAGTTAAAAACCGCTATAGAATGGGTATTTATATATAATAGATATAAAGTAGATGTTACGGGGATTAAGTTCAATATAGATATTAACCCAAATTCAATATTGTAG
- the rsmB gene encoding 16S rRNA (cytosine(967)-C(5))-methyltransferase RsmB — MNVREICLNILIDVHSKGAYSNYTINKYIKENIKIKDENLIREIVYGVIENRLYLDYIISKLSSIKVEKIQPPILDILRMGVYQMAFMDKIPDRAAVNESVNLSKKYGHKGISGFVNGVLRNFSRNKEKLMVVEVSNSVDYISIKYSYPKWIIRRWINEFGYEFTEKLCISNNSKPKLNIRVNRLKTNREELSDKLSSYGYIVYNTRYAKDGIIVENPIRITEREEFQQGCFTIQDESSMLVGQIANPKEGSLVMDLCSAPGGKATHIAEIMENKGKVISRDIYEHKLRLIKENSNRLGINIIETEIFDALKVDNTMVGKADYCIIDAPCSGLGIIRRRPDIKWNRKEEDIKELVRMQKAILNNAKKYVKPGGIIVYSTCTIGKEENLDVVMDFLKANKNFSLLGFGELLDSLENIETGNKGYVQLFPHIHGTDGFFIARIIKKNG, encoded by the coding sequence ATGAATGTTAGGGAGATATGTTTAAATATATTAATAGATGTCCACAGTAAGGGAGCTTATTCTAATTATACAATAAATAAATATATAAAAGAAAATATTAAAATTAAGGATGAAAACTTAATAAGGGAAATAGTCTATGGAGTAATAGAGAATCGTTTATATTTAGATTATATTATTTCTAAACTATCTAGTATTAAGGTTGAAAAGATTCAACCGCCTATCCTAGATATTTTAAGGATGGGAGTATATCAAATGGCTTTTATGGACAAAATTCCAGATAGGGCAGCTGTAAATGAATCAGTTAATCTTTCTAAGAAATACGGTCACAAAGGAATCAGTGGTTTTGTTAACGGAGTTCTAAGAAATTTTTCAAGGAATAAGGAAAAATTGATGGTGGTAGAAGTAAGCAATTCAGTAGACTATATTTCCATAAAGTATTCCTATCCTAAGTGGATAATTAGAAGGTGGATTAATGAATTTGGTTATGAATTCACAGAAAAACTGTGCATTAGCAATAATTCTAAACCTAAATTGAATATTAGGGTAAACCGGTTAAAGACGAATAGGGAAGAATTATCCGACAAGCTGTCCAGCTATGGATATATAGTTTATAATACTAGGTATGCAAAAGATGGGATTATAGTAGAGAATCCTATTAGGATTACTGAGAGGGAGGAGTTTCAACAAGGTTGTTTTACCATTCAAGATGAAAGTAGCATGTTAGTAGGGCAGATAGCTAATCCAAAAGAGGGGAGTTTAGTTATGGATTTGTGTAGCGCACCAGGAGGGAAAGCTACTCATATTGCAGAGATAATGGAAAATAAAGGAAAGGTTATAAGTAGGGATATATATGAGCATAAATTGAGATTGATAAAGGAAAATTCCAATAGATTAGGAATCAATATCATAGAAACGGAAATATTTGATGCTTTAAAAGTTGATAATACTATGGTGGGCAAAGCAGATTATTGCATAATTGATGCTCCTTGCTCTGGATTAGGAATTATTAGGAGAAGACCAGATATAAAATGGAATAGGAAGGAAGAGGATATAAAAGAATTGGTTAGGATGCAAAAAGCCATTCTTAATAATGCCAAAAAATATGTAAAACCTGGGGGCATAATCGTTTATAGTACTTGTACCATTGGAAAGGAAGAAAATTTAGATGTGGTTATGGATTTTTTGAAGGCTAATAAAAACTTTTCTCTATTAGGATTTGGAGAATTATTGGACTCGTTAGAAAATATTGAAACTGGAAATAAAGGATATGTACAATT
- the def gene encoding peptide deformylase produces the protein MAIRQIRYAGDLILRKVAKEVTEINERIKILLEDMVDTMYEYEGVGLAAPQVGVLRRVVVIDVGEGPIKLINPKIIEEEGENIDVEGCLSIPNKVGTVKRPEKVKVEYLDENGQKKIIEGTGLLAKALCHEIDHLNGILFTDKMIEEIIPDEDGEE, from the coding sequence ATGGCTATAAGACAAATAAGATATGCTGGAGACCTTATTTTAAGAAAGGTTGCTAAAGAGGTAACAGAAATTAATGAAAGGATCAAGATTTTATTAGAAGATATGGTAGATACCATGTATGAATACGAGGGTGTTGGATTAGCTGCTCCTCAGGTAGGAGTTTTAAGAAGAGTAGTGGTTATAGACGTTGGTGAGGGACCAATAAAGCTAATAAATCCGAAGATTATTGAAGAAGAAGGGGAAAACATAGATGTTGAAGGCTGTTTAAGCATTCCGAATAAGGTAGGAACTGTTAAAAGGCCAGAAAAGGTTAAAGTAGAATATTTAGATGAAAATGGACAAAAGAAGATCATCGAGGGAACTGGACTTTTGGCAAAAGCATTATGTCATGAAATTGATCACTTAAATGGAATACTTTTTACTGACAAGATGATAGAAGAAATAATACCTGATGAAGATGGAGAAGAGTAA
- the fmt gene encoding methionyl-tRNA formyltransferase, translating to MKIVFMGTPEFAVPALEFLNNSEFNISLVITQKDKRRGRGKKLLPTPVKEKALELGLDVYQPENVNSEESLKLLKEVQPDCIIVVAYGQILRKGVLELPLHGCINIHASLLPKYRGPAPINWALINGEKETGITIMKMDEGLDTGDILKYESIPIEEEDDSKSIHDKLSLLGARLVVETLNDIKNNNIKPIPQDDNLSTYAPMLSKEIGKIDWNNKGENIINLIRGLKPWPSAYIIYKGDRVKIHKARRVEKFLESENGKVVKVQEDGIYVNCSDSCIVIEELQFPNKKNLKVREFLKGNQFDLNIRLE from the coding sequence GTGAAGATTGTTTTTATGGGCACGCCAGAATTTGCTGTTCCTGCTTTAGAATTCTTAAATAATAGTGAATTTAATATTTCATTGGTCATAACACAAAAGGATAAAAGGAGAGGTAGAGGGAAAAAATTATTGCCTACTCCTGTAAAGGAAAAGGCTCTAGAGCTGGGCTTAGATGTCTATCAACCAGAAAATGTGAATTCAGAGGAGTCCTTGAAACTATTAAAAGAGGTTCAGCCAGATTGTATAATTGTAGTGGCTTATGGTCAAATTTTAAGAAAGGGTGTATTGGAGTTACCCTTACATGGATGTATTAATATACATGCTTCCCTTTTACCTAAATATAGAGGTCCTGCTCCCATCAATTGGGCTCTTATAAATGGAGAAAAAGAAACAGGCATTACTATAATGAAAATGGATGAAGGATTGGATACTGGGGACATATTAAAATATGAATCCATACCCATAGAAGAGGAAGACGACTCCAAATCTATTCATGATAAATTATCCTTACTTGGAGCTAGACTGGTTGTTGAAACTTTAAATGATATTAAGAATAACAACATTAAACCAATTCCTCAGGATGATAATCTCTCAACTTATGCACCTATGTTGAGCAAGGAAATTGGAAAAATTGATTGGAATAACAAGGGAGAAAATATTATTAATCTAATACGAGGGTTAAAACCTTGGCCATCTGCCTATATAATATATAAAGGTGATAGAGTAAAAATTCACAAAGCTAGGAGAGTAGAAAAGTTTTTGGAAAGCGAGAATGGTAAGGTTGTTAAGGTTCAAGAGGATGGAATCTATGTAAATTGTTCTGATTCCTGCATTGTTATAGAGGAGTTGCAATTTCCTAACAAGAAGAACTTAAAGGTAAGGGAATTCTTAAAAGGCAATCAATTTGATTTGAATATAAGACTTGAATAA
- a CDS encoding YicC/YloC family endoribonuclease has translation MVRSMTGFGRGMSTDGVHNFNVEIKTINHRYSDIIIKIPKHLSYLEEKIRKRVKNRIYRGRVEVYVSLEYINEAAMDIKIDIPLAKSYKVHLDRIIGELDLEDDVKLSHLLTLPEIIRTERKELDEDEAWNCLMVALDIALDKVMDMRKVEGNTLKEDIISQLLEVKEMIHNIEQRAPLVVEEYREKLRDRIKELLNEEYELDEERLSNEVAFFADRSDINEEVVRFNSHIKQFLEALEEENPVGRKLDFILQEMNREINTIGSKANDLSIGNLIVQIKSYLEKIREQVQNIE, from the coding sequence ATGGTTAGAAGCATGACTGGCTTTGGCAGAGGAATGAGTACCGATGGAGTACATAATTTCAATGTTGAAATAAAAACTATTAATCATAGATATTCTGATATTATCATAAAAATACCTAAACATCTAAGTTACTTAGAGGAAAAAATAAGAAAAAGAGTTAAGAATAGAATTTATAGAGGAAGGGTAGAAGTATATGTAAGTTTGGAGTATATTAATGAGGCAGCAATGGATATAAAAATAGATATTCCATTAGCCAAATCCTATAAAGTCCATTTAGATAGAATAATAGGCGAGCTAGATTTAGAGGATGATGTAAAATTGTCCCATCTATTAACCCTTCCTGAAATAATTAGGACTGAAAGGAAGGAGTTAGACGAAGATGAGGCTTGGAATTGTTTAATGGTAGCTTTAGATATAGCATTGGATAAAGTAATGGATATGAGAAAGGTTGAAGGAAATACACTTAAGGAGGATATTATATCCCAATTACTTGAAGTTAAAGAGATGATTCATAATATTGAACAAAGAGCACCTCTAGTAGTAGAGGAGTATAGAGAAAAACTAAGGGATAGAATTAAAGAGCTACTTAACGAAGAATATGAACTAGATGAAGAAAGATTAAGCAATGAAGTTGCTTTTTTTGCTGACAGATCTGATATAAACGAAGAAGTGGTGAGGTTCAATAGTCACATTAAGCAATTTTTGGAGGCCTTAGAGGAGGAAAATCCAGTTGGCAGAAAACTAGATTTCATTCTTCAAGAGATGAATAGAGAAATAAATACCATTGGTTCGAAGGCCAATGATTTAAGTATAGGTAATTTAATAGTTCAAATAAAAAGTTACTTAGAGAAAATTAGAGAGCAAGTGCAAAATATCGAGTAG